The Mucilaginibacter mallensis genome has a segment encoding these proteins:
- a CDS encoding LiaI-LiaF-like domain-containing protein, producing MKNDKLIPGLILVLIGAVILLDNFGYIDFRWGNIWHLWPMFLIIAGVNLVFAHNRTPLATILKIGVIVLGFGLLLFGRFGDRMNFPMYYSFHNDNHDNDNSDKDDDNNDDDDDDTTTTTKSGIVQVESNNGFNTPYTADAKIAQLNISGGGTEYLLSDTTNQLFKADTKEHFGKYEFSHRNEGSTYILDFKMKDKKGGHFNWSTGDDKSNSATFKLNPNPIWDISVETGATSLDFDLTKFKIRTLKLSGGAASFNVKLGQPQALTNVEVSTGMASVDIKIPQNAACRIKTDSGLSSTDFDGFTKKDDDTYETPGYETATNKINININGGISDFNVHRY from the coding sequence ATGAAAAACGATAAATTAATTCCAGGCCTGATCCTGGTACTGATAGGTGCGGTTATCCTGCTTGATAATTTTGGATACATTGATTTCCGTTGGGGTAATATATGGCACCTGTGGCCAATGTTCCTGATAATTGCAGGTGTTAACCTGGTATTTGCACATAACAGAACACCACTGGCCACTATATTAAAGATAGGCGTTATTGTATTAGGTTTTGGATTGCTTTTATTTGGCCGCTTTGGCGACAGGATGAACTTCCCAATGTATTACAGTTTTCATAATGATAACCACGATAACGACAATAGCGATAAGGATGATGACAACAACGACGATGATGATGACGATACTACCACCACAACCAAAAGTGGCATTGTACAAGTTGAAAGTAATAATGGTTTCAACACGCCATATACCGCCGATGCAAAAATTGCCCAGCTAAACATAAGTGGCGGCGGTACTGAATACCTGTTAAGCGATACCACCAACCAATTGTTTAAAGCTGACACTAAAGAGCATTTTGGCAAATATGAGTTCTCGCATCGTAATGAAGGATCAACCTATATTCTTGATTTTAAAATGAAGGATAAAAAAGGCGGTCATTTTAACTGGAGCACTGGTGATGATAAATCAAATTCGGCAACCTTTAAGCTGAACCCAAACCCGATATGGGATATCAGTGTAGAAACAGGGGCTACCTCGCTTGATTTTGATCTTACCAAATTCAAGATCCGTACACTTAAATTAAGCGGCGGTGCTGCATCATTTAATGTAAAATTAGGTCAGCCGCAGGCACTTACCAATGTTGAAGTTTCAACAGGGATGGCGAGTGTTGACATAAAGATCCCACAAAACGCAGCCTGCAGAATCAAAACCGACTCTGGCCTGTCATCTACAGATTTTGATGGTTTCACCAAAAAGGATGATGACACCTATGAAACACCCGGTTATGAAACTGCCACAAATAAAATCAACATCAATATAAACGGCGGCATATCCGATTTTAACGTACACCGCTACTAA
- a CDS encoding sensor histidine kinase, which yields MKLRVLVLINAAAVAVTLSAVNYYFRHSWYDVMITFLATIITSFFVFYYLIEKYIYSKIKLIYKLIHNLKLGRDLRDALGEHVSADPINDVEQEVKEWARQKKTEIDELRTQEKFRRDFLSNISHEFKTPLFAIQGYIEAIQDDEFDDLDMARDFLTKASRNVDRLSYLIKDLDEISKLETGEMAINYSKFKINDLIKEVFESMEMKAKQHNIKLIFKQKYDEPIAVNADREKIIQVLVNLIDNSLKYGKEGGSTSISLFELHDQVLVEVTDDGIGIEEKYLPRLFERFFRTDTSRSRQIGGSGLGLAIVKHIIEAHQQTINVRSTESLGSTFGFTLQKSKQSLQFPNIPVLKN from the coding sequence ATGAAATTGCGTGTATTGGTTTTAATAAACGCGGCAGCGGTAGCAGTTACCCTTTCGGCCGTAAATTACTATTTTAGGCATAGCTGGTATGATGTGATGATCACTTTTTTGGCGACCATTATCACCAGTTTTTTTGTTTTTTATTATTTGATAGAGAAATACATCTACTCAAAAATAAAATTGATCTATAAGCTCATCCATAACCTGAAATTGGGCCGCGATTTGCGCGATGCACTTGGTGAGCATGTAAGCGCCGACCCTATAAATGATGTGGAGCAGGAAGTGAAGGAATGGGCCCGCCAAAAGAAAACGGAAATTGATGAACTGCGTACGCAGGAAAAATTCCGCCGTGACTTTTTGTCAAATATTTCGCATGAATTTAAAACGCCGCTGTTTGCCATACAGGGTTATATTGAAGCTATACAGGATGATGAGTTTGACGATCTGGATATGGCCCGGGATTTTTTAACCAAAGCATCGCGCAATGTGGACAGGCTGAGCTACCTGATTAAGGATCTTGACGAGATCTCAAAACTGGAGACCGGGGAGATGGCTATCAATTACTCCAAATTTAAGATCAATGACCTTATAAAGGAGGTTTTTGAGTCGATGGAAATGAAAGCCAAACAGCATAACATAAAATTAATATTCAAGCAAAAGTATGATGAGCCGATCGCGGTAAATGCCGACCGTGAAAAGATAATCCAGGTGCTGGTAAACCTTATTGATAATTCATTAAAGTACGGAAAAGAGGGTGGAAGTACCTCCATAAGTTTGTTTGAATTGCATGACCAGGTGCTGGTTGAGGTTACAGATGACGGCATCGGTATTGAGGAAAAATACCTTCCACGCCTGTTTGAACGCTTTTTTAGAACAGATACCAGCCGCTCAAGGCAGATAGGCGGCTCGGGATTAGGGCTTGCTATTGTTAAACACATTATTGAGGCGCACCAGCAAACTATTAATGTGCGCAGTACTGAAAGTTTGGGATCTACTTTTGGGTTCACTTTGCAAAAGTCAAAGCAGTCTTTACAATTCCCTAACATTCCTGTTTTAAAGAATTAA
- the ispG gene encoding (E)-4-hydroxy-3-methylbut-2-enyl-diphosphate synthase, giving the protein MNTDAVKLLQGRYCNSLTEYSRFVTREVFIGDVPMGGNNPIRIQSMTTTDTMDTIGTVEQSIRMIEAGCEYVRITAPSIKEAQNLAEIKKQLRQRGYTAPLVADIHFTPNAAEVAARIVEKVRVNPGNYADKKKFDQIDYTDLEYQAELERINQKFAPLVKICKEYGTAMRIGTNHGSLSDRIMSRYGDTPQGMVESAMEFMRMCEALNYYNLVISMKSSNPQVMVQAYRLLVETMVAEGMNYPLHLGVTEAGDGEDGRIKSAVGIGTLLEDGLGDTVRVSLTEEPEAEAPVAIALVERYVSRKSKAESQKSETSNITQNSELKTEDLKHNPYEYKKRETYEANAFIGGHMVPRVVIDLSKANLKDPAILADAGYLYSPLLDKYNMAEQSVDFVYLAGELPSFTFPANLKQLYNYQTWQKLASKINCHPVFTLKEYIDADDRSSALDLVKIKAADIDSEEFGLLPFNSSLVFVLETDALNGMSDQRSFFFKMEELELNVPVIVKRSYIFESESPEVGKSGSNDFTTLLQLYTATDLGALLVDGFGDGIWIDAPQLPANIITSTAFGILQATRSRISKTEYISCPSCGRTLFDLMETTQMIRSRTSHLKGLKIGIMGCIVNGPGEMADADYGYVGSGPGKVTLYRGKEAVKKNIASTNALDELIGIIREDGNWIEVE; this is encoded by the coding sequence ATGAATACTGATGCTGTTAAATTGCTGCAAGGCCGTTATTGTAATTCGCTAACCGAATACTCCCGTTTTGTTACCCGTGAGGTTTTTATTGGCGATGTACCTATGGGTGGTAACAACCCCATCCGCATACAAAGCATGACCACCACCGATACCATGGATACCATCGGTACCGTTGAACAATCCATCCGGATGATTGAGGCGGGTTGCGAATACGTGCGTATTACCGCGCCAAGTATAAAGGAAGCACAAAATTTAGCAGAGATAAAGAAACAATTACGCCAGCGGGGATACACTGCTCCATTGGTAGCCGATATCCACTTTACCCCAAACGCTGCCGAAGTTGCCGCGCGCATAGTTGAAAAAGTACGTGTAAACCCCGGCAATTATGCCGATAAAAAGAAATTCGACCAGATAGATTATACCGACCTGGAATACCAGGCTGAATTGGAACGTATCAATCAAAAATTTGCGCCGCTGGTTAAAATATGCAAGGAGTATGGCACCGCCATGCGTATAGGTACTAATCATGGTTCACTGTCCGACCGTATCATGAGTCGCTATGGCGATACGCCACAGGGTATGGTGGAATCTGCAATGGAATTTATGCGCATGTGCGAGGCGTTGAATTACTATAATTTGGTGATCTCCATGAAATCGAGCAACCCGCAGGTGATGGTGCAAGCCTATCGCCTACTGGTTGAAACCATGGTAGCTGAAGGCATGAACTACCCGCTGCACCTTGGCGTAACCGAGGCCGGTGATGGCGAAGATGGCCGTATAAAATCTGCTGTAGGCATTGGTACACTACTAGAAGATGGCCTGGGCGATACCGTCCGCGTATCCTTAACAGAAGAACCCGAAGCTGAAGCACCGGTGGCTATCGCATTGGTAGAACGATATGTTAGTCGGAAGTCGAAAGCCGAAAGTCAGAAGTCAGAAACTTCAAATATCACTCAGAACTCCGAACTTAAGACTGAGGACTTAAAGCACAATCCCTACGAATACAAAAAACGCGAAACTTACGAAGCCAACGCTTTCATTGGAGGCCATATGGTGCCGAGGGTGGTGATAGATCTGTCAAAAGCTAATTTAAAAGACCCTGCTATATTGGCTGATGCTGGCTATTTATACTCGCCATTGCTTGATAAATACAATATGGCCGAGCAATCGGTGGATTTTGTTTATCTGGCTGGTGAGCTTCCTTCATTCACGTTCCCGGCTAATTTAAAGCAGCTGTATAATTATCAAACCTGGCAAAAACTGGCCAGCAAGATTAATTGTCACCCTGTATTTACCTTAAAGGAATATATTGATGCTGACGACCGTTCTTCAGCCTTAGACCTGGTAAAAATAAAAGCTGCCGATATTGATTCAGAAGAGTTCGGCTTACTGCCTTTTAATAGCTCACTGGTTTTTGTACTGGAAACCGATGCGCTAAATGGCATGAGTGATCAGCGTTCCTTCTTCTTTAAAATGGAAGAATTGGAGCTGAATGTCCCAGTGATTGTGAAAAGAAGTTATATTTTTGAGTCCGAAAGTCCGGAAGTTGGAAAGTCTGGAAGTAATGACTTCACAACCCTCCTCCAACTTTATACAGCCACAGACCTTGGTGCTTTATTAGTTGATGGTTTTGGCGATGGTATTTGGATAGATGCTCCGCAATTACCTGCTAATATCATTACCTCAACCGCTTTCGGCATTTTACAGGCTACCCGCTCACGTATTTCCAAAACCGAATATATCTCGTGCCCAAGCTGCGGCCGTACTTTGTTTGATCTGATGGAGACTACACAAATGATCCGCAGCAGGACCAGTCACCTTAAAGGCTTAAAGATTGGTATTATGGGTTGCATAGTAAATGGCCCCGGCGAAATGGCCGATGCTGATTACGGTTATGTAGGCTCAGGCCCTGGTAAGGTTACTTTATACAGAGGTAAGGAAGCGGTTAAGAAAAATATAGCCTCAACCAATGCGCTTGATGAACTGATAGGGATTATCAGGGAAGATGGGAATTGGATTGAGGTTGAGTAA
- a CDS encoding Txe/YoeB family addiction module toxin has translation MIIQFTRNADADLDYFKKSGNKQIIKKIKELLESINIDPYTGIGQPEPLKHSLSGTWSRRINKEHRLVYEIVDEFVYVLSLRGHYK, from the coding sequence GTGATTATACAATTTACCCGAAATGCAGATGCCGATCTTGATTATTTCAAAAAAAGCGGGAACAAACAAATTATTAAAAAAATAAAGGAACTGCTTGAATCTATCAATATAGATCCCTATACCGGTATTGGTCAGCCAGAACCTCTAAAACATAGTCTTTCGGGAACTTGGTCAAGACGAATTAACAAAGAACATAGGCTAGTGTATGAAATAGTTGATGAATTTGTATATGTTCTTTCTTTAAGAGGACATTATAAATAA
- a CDS encoding YceI family protein, with protein sequence MNKKYIAIILFFLTNCAFAQVKHTVTKSSITFKIRNMGINTDGNIGGLQASIQFDPANLNSSIIEATADVNTINSDNDLRDEHLKGDSFFDVAKYPKITVKSVSIKQKSGDNYIGQFNITIKARTKSVDVPFTYTVAGANASFKGTMKLKRSDFDLGGGSMVLSDDITIAIDVETSK encoded by the coding sequence ATGAATAAAAAATATATAGCCATAATTCTCTTTTTTTTGACGAATTGTGCCTTTGCACAGGTAAAACACACCGTAACAAAATCAAGCATTACCTTTAAAATAAGAAATATGGGTATCAACACCGATGGTAATATCGGTGGTTTGCAGGCCAGTATTCAATTTGATCCGGCAAATTTAAACAGCAGCATTATTGAGGCAACAGCCGATGTAAACACCATTAATAGTGATAACGACCTGCGTGATGAACACCTGAAAGGAGACTCCTTTTTTGATGTGGCGAAATACCCTAAGATCACTGTGAAATCGGTATCCATTAAGCAGAAGAGCGGCGATAATTATATCGGACAGTTTAACATAACCATAAAGGCCCGTACAAAATCAGTTGATGTACCTTTCACTTATACCGTGGCCGGTGCAAATGCCTCGTTCAAGGGTACCATGAAACTTAAGCGCAGTGATTTTGACCTGGGCGGTGGCAGCATGGTTTTATCGGATGATATTACCATAGCTATTGATGTGGAAACGAGTAAATAA
- a CDS encoding carboxypeptidase-like regulatory domain-containing protein, with product MTEQEKDISQIKKYLEGKLDARSMYELERRAQDDPFLLDALEGYENAGKPQDKNLKELTSRLKIRTEKKESRIIAMRFIAIAASVLLVLFAGLLWFILQRPSHQPQIAKVELSAPKRAADTLVPTTPKKNTEVAALIQPPPKSITSHHKYKTQTVIVSASADADVAAPVANTDKVFEQNAPAAVEYKKSNTLAKDSTPLNETVVMGYSAQQLNSKVAGVSSIAGKNITGMVRDANGPLGGVAVSINGTTMGTLTNSQGYFTLSKVPYKSTLDITYSGYDAKHIMIKKQDSLIIALQPVKNYALAEVVVTGYGAVKRKNITGSGSTITGKGIKGIVTDGSSPIAGATVQVKGTNISVVTDINGKFALPPVPNGSVLEVAFLGYERRDITAKKTDSLTIALQPNASSLSEVVVTGYSGEPQQSQARPSNGWDEFEKYLKENAISPDGKTGTVKVSFMVNTDNSLSNFKVIKGIRAKTDTAAIELIKNGPDWLKNSNNKPEKVKLRVKFEAKK from the coding sequence ATGACTGAGCAAGAAAAGGACATATCGCAAATAAAAAAATACCTGGAGGGCAAGCTGGATGCCCGCTCCATGTATGAGCTTGAGCGCCGTGCCCAGGATGACCCATTTTTGCTGGATGCTTTGGAAGGTTATGAAAATGCAGGTAAACCACAGGATAAAAATTTAAAAGAGCTTACCTCTCGTTTAAAAATAAGAACTGAGAAAAAAGAGAGCAGAATTATTGCCATGCGTTTTATAGCTATAGCAGCATCTGTATTGTTGGTTTTATTTGCCGGACTATTATGGTTTATATTACAGCGTCCTTCTCATCAACCACAAATAGCAAAAGTTGAGCTATCGGCACCAAAAAGAGCTGCCGATACCCTTGTTCCAACTACGCCGAAGAAAAATACAGAAGTAGCCGCGCTAATTCAGCCACCGCCTAAGTCAATTACCAGCCATCATAAATACAAGACACAAACCGTTATTGTCAGCGCAAGCGCAGATGCCGATGTAGCTGCGCCTGTAGCCAACACTGATAAAGTTTTTGAGCAAAATGCTCCGGCAGCAGTTGAATATAAAAAGTCAAATACATTGGCAAAGGATTCAACCCCGTTAAATGAAACTGTTGTAATGGGCTATTCCGCCCAGCAATTGAATAGTAAAGTTGCAGGCGTTAGCAGCATCGCTGGCAAAAACATTACGGGTATGGTGAGAGATGCTAACGGCCCGTTAGGTGGGGTTGCCGTTAGTATAAATGGAACTACCATGGGTACCTTAACAAACAGCCAGGGTTATTTTACACTGTCCAAAGTTCCATACAAATCAACGCTGGATATTACTTATTCAGGCTATGATGCTAAACATATCATGATCAAAAAACAGGATTCATTGATCATTGCCTTGCAACCAGTTAAAAATTATGCACTTGCTGAAGTTGTAGTAACTGGTTATGGTGCAGTAAAAAGAAAGAATATTACAGGTAGTGGTTCAACAATAACAGGCAAGGGGATAAAAGGTATTGTTACTGACGGTAGCAGCCCAATAGCTGGTGCTACAGTACAAGTTAAAGGCACAAATATAAGTGTAGTAACAGATATTAACGGAAAGTTCGCGCTACCACCGGTTCCTAATGGATCTGTTTTGGAAGTTGCCTTTTTAGGTTATGAGCGCAGGGATATAACAGCTAAAAAAACTGATTCGCTTACCATTGCATTGCAGCCTAATGCCAGCTCGCTAAGTGAAGTTGTGGTAACCGGCTATAGTGGTGAGCCGCAGCAGTCACAGGCTCGCCCAAGTAATGGATGGGATGAGTTTGAAAAATATTTAAAAGAAAATGCCATATCGCCTGATGGTAAAACCGGTACAGTGAAAGTATCATTCATGGTAAATACCGATAACTCGCTTAGCAATTTTAAGGTAATTAAAGGTATCAGGGCAAAAACAGATACTGCCGCTATTGAACTGATCAAAAACGGACCGGATTGGCTTAAAAACAGCAATAATAAGCCTGAAAAAGTTAAATTGAGGGTAAAGTTTGAGGCAAAGAAATAA
- a CDS encoding inorganic phosphate transporter, with product MVTTLLVIVVALALIFDYTNGFHDAANSIATIVSTKVLTPFQAVLWAAAFNFLAYFVVKDHKVANTVSKIVNEHFVTMHVILAGLIAAITWNLTTWWFGIPSSSSHTLIGGFAGAGITNALYMGANGISAINIKLILTTIAYIVLAPVIGLVIAYIVTIIILHICKRSRPATAERWFKRLQLVSSAALSFSHGTNDAQKVMGILYVTLIASNIIKSGSAMPDWIPLACYSAIALGTMSGGWKIVKTMGSKITKITPLEGVSAETAGAITLLITERFGIPVSTTHTITGSIIGVGLTKRVSAVRWGVTINLIWAWIITIPISALVAALVFVLIRLLGVA from the coding sequence ATGGTTACCACACTCCTTGTAATTGTAGTTGCACTGGCACTCATATTCGACTATACCAATGGTTTTCATGATGCAGCCAACTCAATTGCCACCATCGTATCAACCAAAGTATTAACACCTTTTCAGGCTGTATTATGGGCCGCTGCCTTTAACTTCCTGGCTTATTTTGTTGTTAAAGACCATAAGGTAGCCAACACCGTATCAAAAATAGTGAACGAACATTTTGTTACGATGCACGTAATATTGGCTGGCCTGATTGCTGCCATTACCTGGAACTTAACTACCTGGTGGTTTGGTATCCCATCAAGCTCATCGCATACCTTAATTGGTGGTTTCGCCGGTGCAGGTATTACCAATGCCTTGTATATGGGTGCTAATGGTATAAGCGCCATCAACATAAAACTGATACTAACTACCATTGCTTATATAGTGCTTGCACCTGTTATAGGCCTGGTGATAGCCTATATTGTAACTATTATTATTCTGCATATATGCAAACGATCGAGGCCGGCAACGGCCGAGCGCTGGTTTAAAAGACTGCAATTGGTGTCGTCTGCGGCACTAAGCTTTTCGCATGGTACTAATGATGCGCAAAAGGTGATGGGTATTTTGTACGTAACGCTTATTGCATCAAACATTATTAAAAGTGGTTCGGCAATGCCCGATTGGATCCCATTGGCCTGTTACTCCGCTATCGCGTTGGGAACGATGTCGGGTGGATGGAAGATCGTTAAAACAATGGGCTCAAAGATCACCAAAATAACCCCGCTCGAGGGTGTAAGCGCCGAAACCGCAGGTGCCATTACCTTATTAATTACCGAGCGCTTTGGTATACCGGTATCAACCACGCATACTATTACAGGTTCAATTATTGGTGTAGGCTTAACCAAGCGTGTATCAGCAGTACGCTGGGGCGTTACCATTAACCTGATTTGGGCCTGGATCATTACCATACCAATTTCTGCGCTTGTTGCAGCTTTGGTGTTTGTGTTGATAAGGTTGCTGGGAGTAGCGTAA
- a CDS encoding RDD family protein — MPTSKFHTLKPSGETSYLLVINGKPEGPYTVEELKDQQIKFNDFVRSAEMDDYKEAHEVAELRELLGFSTQHIIPQYFAGFDQRLLASMLDWFMIFCVFILLGFIAILLVKDNQTQIIIAFSLLGIMPLVKIIYHIIMESSAKQATYGKQILKIKVCDMQGERISVGRSVCRNCAKLLSVLTLFTGYLFSFFNRQQQCLHDMVAKTLVIKDRLI, encoded by the coding sequence ATGCCAACTTCCAAATTCCATACATTAAAGCCCTCTGGCGAAACAAGCTACCTGCTGGTAATTAACGGCAAGCCTGAAGGGCCATATACTGTTGAGGAATTAAAGGATCAGCAAATAAAATTCAATGATTTTGTACGATCAGCCGAAATGGATGATTACAAAGAGGCCCATGAAGTTGCCGAACTGCGCGAGCTCCTTGGTTTTAGCACACAGCACATCATCCCCCAATACTTTGCCGGATTTGACCAGCGCTTGCTGGCTTCGATGCTGGATTGGTTCATGATATTCTGCGTTTTTATACTTTTAGGTTTTATCGCCATATTATTGGTAAAAGATAACCAAACGCAAATAATTATAGCTTTCAGTCTGCTGGGCATAATGCCTTTGGTGAAGATTATTTATCACATCATTATGGAAAGTTCGGCAAAACAAGCCACCTATGGCAAGCAGATACTCAAAATAAAGGTATGCGATATGCAGGGCGAAAGGATAAGCGTTGGCAGATCCGTATGCAGAAACTGCGCCAAGCTATTATCGGTACTTACTTTGTTTACCGGCTATTTATTCAGCTTTTTTAACCGGCAGCAGCAGTGTTTGCATGATATGGTGGCGAAGACGCTGGTGATAAAGGATAGGTTGATTTGA
- a CDS encoding RNA polymerase sigma factor, producing the protein MSLRHKPIKPDNPDDDELLDNYRQSGDIAFLGKLFERYMPLIYGVCLKYLKDEEIAKDAVMGVFEELIVKVKQHEVKQFRGWLYVLTRNYCLMQLRSDKKMEMVALDDVMEFATFLHPEDNNKEAALTALERCMQKLPATQKESIDLFFLQEKCYKEITDITGFTLKEVKSYIQNGKRNLKICLDKSND; encoded by the coding sequence ATGAGCCTTCGGCATAAACCAATAAAACCTGATAATCCTGACGATGATGAATTGCTGGATAATTACCGCCAAAGCGGTGATATCGCGTTTTTGGGTAAACTTTTTGAACGGTATATGCCCTTAATTTATGGGGTTTGCCTAAAGTATTTAAAAGACGAAGAAATAGCGAAAGATGCAGTAATGGGTGTATTTGAAGAGTTAATTGTAAAGGTAAAACAGCATGAGGTAAAGCAGTTCAGAGGGTGGTTATATGTGCTTACGCGAAATTATTGTTTGATGCAGTTGCGTTCGGATAAAAAAATGGAGATGGTTGCTTTGGATGATGTTATGGAATTTGCCACTTTTTTGCATCCTGAAGATAATAACAAGGAAGCTGCACTTACTGCTTTGGAACGATGTATGCAGAAATTACCTGCAACACAAAAGGAAAGCATCGACCTATTTTTTTTGCAGGAGAAGTGTTATAAAGAGATAACTGACATTACAGGTTTTACATTAAAAGAGGTTAAAAGTTATATACAAAACGGCAAGCGCAACCTGAAGATCTGCCTTGATAAAAGCAATGACTGA
- a CDS encoding DUF2683 family protein, with protein sequence METLIVHPDNKEQLAALKAFMKAFKISFEEEKSAYNPEFIAKIKDSREQVKNGETRTVNIADL encoded by the coding sequence ATGGAAACTCTCATCGTTCATCCTGATAATAAAGAACAACTGGCAGCTTTAAAAGCTTTTATGAAAGCTTTTAAGATTTCGTTTGAAGAGGAAAAATCCGCTTACAATCCTGAATTCATTGCTAAAATAAAAGACAGCAGAGAACAAGTTAAAAACGGTGAAACCAGAACTGTAAATATTGCTGATCTGTGA
- a CDS encoding DUF4197 domain-containing protein, which produces MKKLLILLPIVCLSLFSFETLTRSTQACAQGTPSILDMAGGIKDALMQGTAKSTNQLSALNGFFGNAAVKILFPPQAQKAEKTLRSLGLNKLCDNVILSLNRAAEDAAKQAEPIFIDAIKHMSISDATHILTGGQDAATQYFRKVTSAQLAAKFKPIIQTSLNKVGATKYYGDAAQAYNKLPFVSHLDPDISNYATQKAIDGIFVEIALEELNIRKNISVRSTPLMQKAFSFADQAIK; this is translated from the coding sequence ATGAAAAAATTGCTGATACTCTTACCCATAGTTTGTTTATCCCTGTTTAGTTTTGAAACTTTAACCCGCAGCACGCAGGCATGCGCGCAGGGTACGCCATCGATATTGGATATGGCCGGAGGGATAAAAGATGCGCTTATGCAGGGCACTGCTAAAAGTACCAACCAATTATCGGCACTCAATGGTTTTTTTGGGAATGCCGCTGTTAAAATACTTTTTCCGCCGCAGGCGCAAAAGGCCGAAAAAACGCTCAGGAGCCTGGGGCTTAATAAACTTTGCGACAATGTTATTTTATCGCTTAACCGCGCTGCTGAAGATGCCGCCAAGCAGGCCGAGCCTATTTTTATTGATGCTATAAAACATATGAGTATAAGCGATGCCACTCATATACTTACTGGAGGACAGGATGCAGCTACGCAATATTTCAGGAAGGTAACAAGTGCCCAGCTGGCGGCTAAGTTTAAGCCTATTATACAAACCAGCTTAAATAAAGTAGGCGCTACCAAATACTATGGCGATGCTGCGCAGGCCTACAATAAATTGCCTTTTGTATCGCATCTCGACCCTGATATCAGCAATTATGCAACCCAAAAAGCTATTGACGGTATTTTTGTGGAGATAGCTTTAGAAGAACTTAACATCCGCAAGAATATATCGGTACGCTCAACCCCGCTTATGCAAAAGGCGTTTTCTTTTGCTGATCAGGCAATTAAATAA
- a CDS encoding DUF47 domain-containing protein, with the protein MSLNSIFQYFVPKDKKIFFPLFEQAASNVVAIATILVEAVNSANPVTREELFKQIDKLENKGDELTHQIYLELGKNFITPFDREDIHALATAIDDVADNIQGAANRMSLYRIDEYNEHIRKLSDLILQGSIDLEKAVRELKDLRNVRAIADSCIRINSVENQADYVFDRAVADLFLYERDAIKLIKYKEILAALETATDMCEDAANVMESILVKNA; encoded by the coding sequence ATGTCACTTAATAGCATATTCCAGTACTTTGTACCCAAAGATAAAAAGATCTTTTTTCCCCTGTTTGAACAGGCTGCAAGTAATGTTGTAGCTATAGCAACCATACTGGTTGAAGCAGTAAACTCTGCAAACCCCGTTACAAGAGAAGAGCTATTTAAACAAATAGATAAGCTGGAAAATAAAGGTGATGAACTTACCCATCAGATATACCTGGAGCTTGGTAAAAACTTTATCACCCCGTTTGACCGTGAGGATATACATGCTTTGGCTACTGCAATTGATGATGTGGCCGATAATATACAGGGCGCTGCAAATCGTATGAGCCTTTATCGTATTGACGAATATAATGAGCATATTCGTAAATTGTCTGATCTGATTTTGCAGGGCAGCATTGATCTGGAGAAAGCTGTTCGTGAGTTAAAGGACTTGCGTAACGTGCGTGCTATTGCTGATTCATGTATCAGGATAAATAGTGTAGAAAACCAGGCCGATTATGTGTTTGACCGTGCTGTTGCCGACTTGTTTTTATACGAAAGAGACGCTATTAAGCTGATAAAATATAAAGAAATACTGGCCGCGCTTGAAACCGCCACAGATATGTGCGAAGATGCTGCCAATGTAATGGAATCAATATTAGTTAAAAACGCCTAA